One Helianthus annuus cultivar XRQ/B chromosome 7, HanXRQr2.0-SUNRISE, whole genome shotgun sequence genomic region harbors:
- the LOC110866767 gene encoding protein FAR-RED IMPAIRED RESPONSE 1-like: MSYWRDFLSVFDNESNQGSYDNNQDNNPGVFDLNAPFDLNLASDAVQNNWSLDDFQPNYASYYPSQHPVSFESPSASGGPPTGSFHSPPISGGPSVGPKADQEPSEFQNNQKFASMDELVEWCREVGRENGYAIITKCTISNKPPSGQPLKIWLTCDSAGQHNSTATVRRSGTRKTGCKFQLIGTYRKRGSSVPNEADSNGREDGGATSHQNIKPRDILAAIKEQNPHNVSKRNTIYNARAKLGRMEQVGETPMQILFDRLEKVGFVFYHRTSENGERVEDVFFIHPKLNMLWRAFPHVLLIDATYKTNRYKMPLVQVIGVTSTLMSFCIAHAFISNEKQENFTWVQQRLKDSLDSVMEPRVTVTDRDRALMKACAIVFPKARHSLCRWHIQQNVAKHCRPSFKTEESWERFLYKWGRLINSTTDLDYNYWYE, from the exons ATGTCGTATTGGCGTGACTTTTTAAGTGTGTTTGATAACGAGTCGAATCAGGGGAGTTATGATAACAATCAAGATAACAATCCGGGTGTGTTTGATCTGAATGCTCCGTTCGATCTCAATCTTGCCTCTGATGCAGTTCAGAATAATTGGAGTTTGGATGACTTTCAGCCTAATTATGCTAGTTATTATCCATCGCAACACCCCGTTAGTTTTGAATCCCCTTCTGCTAGTGGTGGTCCGCCGACCGGTAGTTTCCATTCTCCTCCCATAAGTGGTGGACCGTCCGTGGGACCAAAGGCTGACCAGGAACCTAGTGAGTTTCAAAACAATCAG AAATTCGCTAGCATGGATGAATTGGTGGAGTGGTGTAGAGAAGTCGGACGTGAAAATGGCTACGCCATCATCACTAAATGCACCATCTCCAATAAACCCCCAAGTGGTCAGCCATTAAAAATTTGGCTTACGTGTGATAGTGCCGGCCAGCATAACTCAACAGCCACGGTCAGGCGCAGTGGGACCAGGAAAACCGGTTGCAAGTTCCAACTGATCGGGACATACAGAAAGAG AGGGTCATCCGTCCCTAATGAGGCTGACTCCAATGGAAGAGAGGACGGTGGAGCAACTTCGCATCAGAACATAAAACCACGAGACATTCTTGCTGCCATTAAAGAACAAAACCCCCATAATGTCTCAAAAAGAAACACCATATACAACGCTCGGGCCAAATTGGGTCGAATGGAACAAGTCGGCGAGACTCCAATGCAGATACTTTTCGACCGGTTGGAGAAGGTTGGGTTTGTTTTTTACCATAGAACATCTGAAAACGGCGAACGAGTTGAGGATGTTTTCTTCATCCACCCAAAGTTGAACATGTTGTGGCGCGCCTTCCCGCATGTGTTGCTTATAGACGCCACCTACAAGACGAATCGGTACAAAATGCCGCTAGTTCAGGTTATCGGTGTTACAtccacgttgatgtcgttttgcaTTGCTCATGCGTTCATAAGCAACGAGAAACAGGAAAACTTCACATGGGTTCAACAGAGGTTGAAAGACTCATTAGACAGTGTTATGGAACCCCGTGTAACAGTAACGGATAGAGATCGCGCCCTAATGAAAGCATGTGCAATCGTGTTTCCCAAGGCTAGACATTCATTGTGTAGGTGGCACATACAGCAAAACGTTGCCAAGCATTGCAGGCCAAGCTTTAAAACCGAAGAAAGCTGGGAAAGGTTTCTTTACAAGTGGGGCAGGCTAATTAACTCAACGACCGATCTTGACTACAACTACTGGTACGAGTAA